One genomic segment of Bacillota bacterium includes these proteins:
- the mazG gene encoding nucleoside triphosphate pyrophosphohydrolase: protein MLKEKYSLQDLLEIMSLLRSEKGCPWDREQTHESLKKYLLEETYEVLEAIDLKDKDKLCEELGDVLLQVVFHSQIAQEEGQFNIDDVITGICRKIILRHTHVFGRDTAYTPDEVVHNWETIKKKEKGITTQTEVLKEIPQNLPALIRSWKVQQKAAQVGFDWDDIEDVFNKVYEEIQELKDVYNSKNVERINDEVGDVFFALVNLARFLQVQPELALTHTVQKFIERFEYIERESIKAGRKLEDMTLAEMDQLWNEAKKNLHKNKSDL from the coding sequence TTGTTAAAAGAAAAATACAGTTTGCAGGATTTGTTAGAGATTATGTCGTTGTTAAGGAGTGAAAAGGGGTGTCCATGGGATAGAGAGCAAACCCACGAGAGTTTAAAAAAGTACCTTCTTGAAGAAACTTATGAAGTACTTGAAGCTATAGATTTAAAGGATAAAGATAAGTTGTGTGAAGAGTTGGGGGATGTCCTTTTACAGGTTGTATTCCATTCGCAAATAGCGCAAGAGGAAGGACAATTTAATATAGACGATGTCATAACGGGAATATGCAGGAAGATTATACTACGGCATACCCATGTTTTTGGCAGGGATACAGCTTATACTCCGGATGAAGTGGTACATAACTGGGAAACTATAAAGAAAAAAGAAAAGGGAATTACAACTCAAACAGAGGTTCTAAAAGAAATCCCACAAAACCTTCCTGCATTAATAAGAAGCTGGAAAGTACAGCAGAAAGCTGCCCAGGTTGGATTTGATTGGGACGATATAGAAGATGTATTTAATAAGGTTTATGAGGAAATACAGGAATTAAAGGATGTATATAATAGTAAAAATGTGGAAAGAATAAATGATGAAGTAGGAGATGTGTTTTTTGCTTTAGTTAATTTAGCGAGGTTTTTGCAAGTACAACCGGAGCTTGCCTTAACACATACTGTACAGAAGTTTATAGAAAGGTTTGAATACATCGAAAGGGAAAGTATTAAGGCAGGGAGAAAGCTAGAAGATATGACACTTGCAGAAATGGACCAATTATGGAATGAAGCAAAAAAGAATCTTCATAAAAATAAAAGCGATTTATAA